A window of the Roseovarius sp. S88 genome harbors these coding sequences:
- a CDS encoding winged helix-turn-helix transcriptional regulator — MDTYDRNNCPVMRTADVVGDRWSILILREFFLEGPRRFQDLQDELNVSPNTLSGRLKTLEQAGVLSRRAYSTNPPRSEYVLTDAGKALGPLIQAFRDWGESFGNSD; from the coding sequence ATGGATACCTATGATCGCAACAATTGCCCTGTGATGCGTACCGCCGATGTCGTGGGAGACCGGTGGTCTATTCTGATTTTGCGGGAGTTTTTTCTTGAAGGCCCGCGTCGGTTTCAGGATCTGCAAGACGAATTGAACGTCTCGCCAAACACCTTGTCAGGCCGACTGAAAACCCTGGAACAGGCCGGGGTTTTGTCGCGTCGCGCCTATTCCACCAATCCACCTCGTTCAGAATATGTACTGACAGATGCTGGCAAAGCGCTGGGTCCCTTGATCCAGGCGTTCCGTGACTGGGGCGAGAGTTTTGGCAACTCAGATTAG
- a CDS encoding DUF2235 domain-containing protein, with amino-acid sequence MPKNIVLLCDGTSNEIARNRTNILRLYGCLKKDADQLVFYDPGVGTFGAENSWAYFVRKAVEIWGLATGWGIDRNVKEAYQFLVENYDDGKRENGDDQDPDRIFIIGFSRGAYTARMLAGLIHNIGLMDARNLNLLDYAYRAYKNIGKSTGRDETDAREPEKNPFAEVRLFERMLRPRRPAIACLGLFDTVGSVIEWTEVIPRIRTHAHTSANPSVAAVRHAVCLDERRTMFLPTLWPEGGEFWGNAFRPKQEAKIKTQDVEEVWFSGVHGDVGGGYAERNSQLAKLPLKWLIDETRALGLHYKEQTIRSLVLGEDKEGRYVAPDGTAPRNRSMNWAWAILEFIPRIKTKYCLSKRPSFFWLYLPFFERRHVPTGAKIHSSVFERRGTPKDYDQPNIPEAHKVV; translated from the coding sequence ATGCCCAAAAACATTGTTCTGCTCTGCGATGGCACATCCAATGAAATCGCCCGCAACCGCACAAACATCCTGCGTCTTTATGGCTGCCTTAAGAAAGATGCCGATCAACTTGTCTTCTACGATCCCGGAGTCGGCACATTCGGGGCGGAAAACAGCTGGGCCTACTTTGTCCGCAAGGCGGTTGAGATTTGGGGCCTCGCCACGGGCTGGGGCATCGACCGGAATGTCAAAGAGGCCTACCAGTTTTTGGTTGAAAACTATGATGACGGCAAACGCGAAAACGGCGACGATCAGGACCCTGACCGAATCTTCATCATCGGGTTCAGCCGGGGTGCCTACACCGCGCGCATGCTTGCCGGGCTCATTCACAATATTGGCCTTATGGATGCTCGAAATCTGAACCTGCTGGATTATGCCTACCGGGCGTACAAGAACATCGGGAAAAGCACGGGTCGCGATGAAACGGATGCCCGCGAACCCGAGAAGAACCCGTTTGCCGAAGTGCGCCTTTTTGAGCGTATGCTGCGCCCGCGCCGTCCCGCGATCGCCTGTCTGGGCCTCTTTGATACGGTCGGCTCGGTAATCGAATGGACAGAAGTTATCCCACGCATTCGAACTCATGCGCATACTTCGGCCAACCCTTCGGTGGCCGCAGTGCGGCATGCCGTGTGTCTGGATGAGCGACGCACGATGTTTCTGCCAACGCTCTGGCCCGAAGGCGGAGAATTTTGGGGAAACGCATTTCGGCCAAAACAAGAGGCAAAAATCAAAACACAAGATGTGGAAGAGGTTTGGTTTTCCGGTGTGCACGGTGATGTCGGTGGTGGCTACGCGGAACGCAATAGCCAGCTTGCCAAACTGCCACTGAAATGGCTGATAGATGAAACACGCGCGCTAGGTCTGCACTACAAAGAACAAACGATCCGTAGTCTTGTCTTAGGAGAGGACAAGGAGGGGCGCTATGTGGCCCCAGATGGAACGGCGCCGCGCAACCGGTCGATGAACTGGGCCTGGGCGATATTGGAATTCATCCCACGGATTAAAACCAAGTATTGCCTGTCCAAACGCCCCTCGTTCTTTTGGTTGTATCTGCCTTTCTTTGAACGGCGACATGTGCCGACAGGTGCCAAAATCCATAGCTCGGTTTTTGAGCGCCGGGGCACGCCCAAAGACTATGATCAACCCAACATACCCGAGGCTCATAAGGTTGTCTGA
- a CDS encoding lytic transglycosylase domain-containing protein, with translation MLRGFAFCFAVVFSATLASSETPVTNTAVSPPAREANLPRTRWETISGTALWTRISLAALKNHGEPLAAMVPGDIADWCPAYPTSTPKARRAFWVGFVSTLVKHESTFRPYAVGGGGRWFGLTQISPSTARLYGCSARSGSALKDPVANLSCAIRIMAKTVPRDGVVSRGMRGVAADWGPLHSRKKRNDMMAWTKRQPYCKPLNAVRPRLRPDTVAFLSDSDEG, from the coding sequence ATGTTACGCGGCTTTGCCTTTTGTTTTGCAGTGGTTTTTTCTGCCACTTTGGCCTCGTCCGAGACGCCAGTGACCAACACGGCTGTGTCGCCACCGGCGCGTGAAGCGAATTTGCCGCGTACACGGTGGGAAACAATCTCAGGCACCGCACTTTGGACGCGTATTTCTCTCGCCGCGCTCAAGAATCACGGAGAGCCGCTGGCCGCGATGGTGCCTGGCGACATTGCCGATTGGTGCCCGGCCTATCCCACATCGACCCCCAAGGCGCGACGTGCCTTTTGGGTGGGGTTTGTGTCCACGCTTGTCAAACACGAAAGCACATTCCGCCCCTATGCAGTGGGTGGAGGCGGGCGCTGGTTCGGGCTGACACAGATTTCACCCTCGACGGCAAGGCTTTACGGCTGTTCGGCGCGCTCAGGATCCGCTCTCAAAGACCCTGTTGCAAATCTCAGCTGCGCAATCCGCATTATGGCCAAAACTGTGCCGCGGGACGGCGTGGTCTCGCGCGGCATGCGCGGTGTGGCTGCCGATTGGGGGCCACTGCATAGCCGTAAAAAGCGCAACGACATGATGGCCTGGACCAAACGTCAGCCCTATTGCAAACCGCTCAATGCCGTTCGACCGCGACTTCGGCCCGATACCGTGGCTTTTCTAAGCGATAGCGACGAGGGATAG
- the pepN gene encoding aminopeptidase N, which yields MKDAAPQTIFLKDYTPFGFEIDMVHLTFRLHPERTRVISRIAFRSNPNAKDADFFLHGEELTLIWAKVDGADVTPRMEDNGLRCAVPDRSFIWEAEVEINPGANTALEGLYMSNGMYCTQCEAEGFRKITYYPDRPDVMAPFEVRIEGDEKVLLSNGNPGTTGDGFAEWHDPWPKPAYLFALVAGDLVNHPDRFETKSGRDVELNIWVRPGDEGKCAFGMEALKASMRWDEDVYGREYDLDIFNIVAVDDFNMGAMENKGLNIFNSSCVLASPETSTDGNFERIEAIIAHEYFHNWTGNRITCRDWFQLCLKEGLTVFRDAQFTSVMRSEPVKRIGDVIDLRARQFREDNGPLAHPVRPESFVEINNFYTATVYEKGAELIRMLKTLVGDAAYSKAVDLYFERHDGDAATIEDWLKVFEDATGRDLTQFKRWYEQAGTPRVNVSEEYQDGTFTLHFEQSTPPTPGQDVKDTRVIPIAVGLLSPNGDEVVPTQVLEMTGAKQSFAFDGLASRPVPSILRGFSAPVILERESDNAERAFLFAHDTDPFNKWEAGRALARDGLLAMIRDGAGPDDAYLDAIEAVARDDSLDPAFRALAMGLPSQEDLAQSLYEAGGTPDPQAIWDALETLKQAQAQKMQDLATRLYAQYQVDAPYAPNAEQSGARALANAALGLISRLDGGALAQKQYDTADNMTQQLAGLSCLLKAGNGDAAVALFYEQWKEDRLVIDKWFSLQVIMADPDKAAQTAQTLTKHPDFTMKNPNRFRATLGALAMNTAGFHHASGEGYKVLADWLIKLDPLNPQTTARMCSAFETWRRFDAARQAKIAAELDRILAQPNLSRDTTEMVTRIRGG from the coding sequence ATGAAAGATGCCGCGCCGCAGACGATATTCCTAAAGGATTACACGCCTTTTGGCTTTGAGATTGACATGGTCCACCTGACCTTTCGGCTGCATCCCGAAAGGACACGTGTGATCAGCCGGATCGCGTTTCGGTCGAACCCAAATGCAAAGGATGCGGATTTTTTCCTTCATGGCGAAGAGCTTACCTTGATCTGGGCCAAAGTTGACGGTGCAGATGTCACCCCTCGGATGGAAGATAACGGGCTGCGGTGCGCGGTGCCGGACCGGTCGTTCATCTGGGAGGCCGAGGTCGAGATCAACCCAGGCGCCAACACCGCCCTTGAAGGGCTTTATATGTCAAACGGCATGTATTGCACACAATGCGAGGCCGAAGGCTTTCGCAAGATTACCTATTACCCGGATCGTCCGGACGTGATGGCGCCTTTTGAGGTGCGCATTGAGGGCGATGAGAAGGTCCTGTTGTCGAATGGCAATCCCGGCACCACCGGGGATGGATTTGCCGAATGGCACGATCCCTGGCCGAAACCCGCGTATCTTTTTGCGTTGGTGGCTGGCGATCTGGTGAACCATCCAGACCGTTTTGAGACAAAGTCAGGCCGCGATGTCGAGCTGAATATTTGGGTGCGCCCCGGTGACGAGGGCAAATGCGCCTTCGGAATGGAGGCGCTCAAGGCATCTATGCGATGGGATGAGGACGTCTATGGGCGTGAGTACGACCTTGATATTTTCAACATTGTTGCCGTGGATGACTTCAACATGGGAGCGATGGAAAACAAAGGATTGAACATTTTCAACTCCTCTTGCGTTCTGGCCAGCCCCGAGACCAGCACCGATGGCAATTTCGAACGCATCGAGGCGATTATTGCGCATGAGTATTTCCACAACTGGACCGGCAATCGCATCACCTGCCGCGACTGGTTTCAGCTTTGTCTGAAAGAGGGACTGACGGTGTTTCGCGATGCGCAGTTCACCTCGGTCATGCGGTCCGAACCGGTCAAACGGATCGGGGATGTGATTGACCTGCGCGCGCGCCAGTTCCGCGAAGATAATGGCCCGCTGGCGCATCCGGTGCGACCCGAGAGCTTTGTTGAGATCAACAACTTCTACACTGCCACGGTCTATGAAAAGGGCGCTGAACTGATCAGGATGCTCAAAACGCTGGTGGGTGACGCGGCTTACTCCAAAGCAGTGGACCTTTATTTTGAACGCCATGATGGCGATGCCGCGACGATTGAAGATTGGCTCAAAGTGTTTGAGGACGCCACGGGCCGGGACCTGACCCAGTTCAAGCGTTGGTATGAACAGGCGGGCACACCGCGTGTCAACGTTTCCGAAGAGTATCAGGACGGCACTTTTACACTGCATTTTGAGCAGTCCACTCCGCCAACGCCGGGTCAAGACGTTAAGGACACCCGCGTAATACCCATTGCCGTAGGGCTTTTGTCGCCGAATGGCGACGAAGTGGTGCCCACTCAAGTGCTTGAAATGACAGGTGCAAAGCAGAGTTTCGCGTTTGATGGGCTGGCCAGCCGCCCCGTGCCCTCGATCCTGCGTGGGTTTTCAGCTCCTGTGATCCTGGAACGCGAGAGCGACAATGCCGAACGCGCCTTTTTGTTCGCGCATGACACCGATCCCTTCAACAAATGGGAAGCAGGACGCGCGTTGGCGCGAGATGGCTTGCTGGCGATGATCCGCGACGGCGCGGGACCGGACGATGCCTATCTTGACGCCATTGAGGCGGTGGCGCGCGACGACAGCCTTGATCCGGCCTTCCGGGCCTTGGCGATGGGATTGCCCAGTCAGGAAGATCTGGCGCAAAGCCTATATGAGGCGGGTGGTACGCCCGATCCACAGGCGATCTGGGACGCGCTGGAGACGCTGAAACAGGCGCAGGCGCAAAAGATGCAGGACCTCGCGACGCGGCTTTACGCGCAATATCAGGTGGATGCGCCCTATGCCCCGAATGCCGAGCAATCCGGGGCACGTGCGCTGGCTAATGCCGCCCTTGGTCTTATCAGCCGGTTGGATGGCGGGGCTTTGGCCCAAAAACAATATGACACGGCCGATAACATGACCCAGCAATTGGCAGGGCTGTCTTGTTTGCTGAAAGCGGGCAATGGCGATGCCGCCGTGGCCTTGTTTTACGAACAGTGGAAGGAGGATCGGCTCGTGATCGACAAGTGGTTCAGCCTTCAGGTGATCATGGCTGATCCCGATAAAGCCGCGCAAACAGCACAAACCCTGACCAAACACCCTGATTTCACGATGAAAAACCCCAATCGGTTTCGGGCCACCTTGGGTGCATTGGCGATGAACACGGCCGGATTTCATCATGCCTCTGGCGAAGGCTACAAGGTCTTGGCGGACTGGCTGATCAAACTTGATCCGCTCAACCCGCAGACCACGGCACGGATGTGTTCGGCATTTGAAACCTGGCGGCGCTTTGATGCGGCCAGACAAGCGAAGATTGCCGCCGAGCTGGATCGCATTCTGGCCCAGCCCAATCTCAGCCGCGACACAACTGAAATGGTCACGCGCATTCGCGGCGGGTAA
- a CDS encoding gamma-glutamyl-gamma-aminobutyrate hydrolase family protein, producing MTRPIIGIIGNKYEIEERYPVHAGGTMNSAAVADVAQCMPMLVPSDPAFVSVPELLEACDGFLLTGGRPNVHPEEYGHEPTDAHGAFDRARDAIALPLVRACLERGQPILGVCRGFQEMNVALGGTLHPEIRDLPGRDNHRMPPDGTLEEQFALRHAVTFSPGGVFHKLMGAQEVMTNTLHGQGIIDTGKGVVVDGHAPDGTPEAIYIEGARGFALSVQWHPEWNAADDPVSRPLFSAFGDAARAWQSGRRTPVLKSA from the coding sequence ATGACACGCCCGATTATTGGGATCATTGGCAACAAATACGAGATAGAAGAGCGCTATCCGGTCCATGCCGGAGGCACGATGAACTCGGCCGCGGTGGCGGATGTGGCGCAGTGCATGCCGATGCTCGTCCCCTCCGATCCTGCATTTGTGAGCGTGCCGGAACTGCTGGAGGCCTGTGACGGGTTCTTGCTCACCGGTGGGCGTCCCAATGTCCATCCCGAAGAATATGGCCATGAACCCACCGATGCGCATGGCGCGTTCGACCGCGCGCGGGATGCCATCGCCTTGCCCTTGGTGCGCGCCTGTTTGGAACGAGGTCAACCAATCCTCGGTGTCTGCCGGGGATTTCAGGAAATGAACGTGGCGCTCGGCGGCACGCTGCACCCTGAAATTCGCGATCTGCCGGGACGTGACAACCACCGTATGCCCCCGGACGGCACGCTGGAAGAACAGTTCGCACTGCGTCACGCGGTGACATTTTCTCCAGGTGGCGTGTTTCACAAGCTGATGGGTGCGCAGGAGGTGATGACCAACACACTGCACGGCCAGGGCATCATCGACACTGGCAAGGGTGTGGTGGTTGACGGCCATGCCCCCGATGGCACGCCTGAGGCCATTTATATCGAGGGTGCACGGGGTTTTGCGCTATCGGTGCAGTGGCATCCCGAATGGAACGCCGCCGATGATCCGGTCAGCCGCCCGTTGTTCAGCGCCTTTGGCGACGCCGCGCGCGCCTGGCAATCCGGCCGGAGAACTCCGGTATTGAAATCGGCCTGA
- a CDS encoding Hint domain-containing protein, translated as MPNTVALQLESGRAEAVPTPVADADALAQDVLDRLVCFTTGAHILTAQGERAIGSLQVGDLVVTRDQGLRPVRWIGERTVAAHDLLAPIEFRRADRGKGTAGLLVSPHHRMLFTGHKANMLFGAAEVLVAAKDLVNGRDIRRHPVAEVTYVHLMFDHHEVIYADGIATESFHATDPVLTSLDGDAREAVFAVCPNLRTTSGRHLEPARICLDAKDARLLSDQGSDAATFS; from the coding sequence ATGCCCAACACGGTTGCCCTGCAGCTGGAAAGCGGCAGAGCCGAGGCGGTGCCAACGCCTGTAGCGGATGCGGACGCCCTGGCACAGGACGTTCTCGACCGCTTGGTGTGCTTTACAACAGGTGCGCATATTCTGACCGCTCAAGGCGAACGTGCCATTGGCTCATTGCAGGTCGGAGACCTGGTGGTCACCCGCGATCAAGGCCTGCGTCCGGTCCGCTGGATTGGAGAACGCACTGTTGCCGCACATGACCTTCTCGCGCCTATTGAATTTCGCCGCGCGGACCGCGGGAAGGGAACAGCAGGGTTGCTTGTGTCGCCGCATCACAGGATGCTTTTTACCGGACACAAGGCCAATATGCTTTTTGGCGCTGCGGAAGTTCTGGTCGCTGCCAAGGATCTCGTGAATGGGCGCGATATCAGGCGTCATCCTGTGGCAGAGGTGACCTATGTTCATCTGATGTTCGACCATCACGAGGTGATTTACGCCGACGGTATCGCCACCGAGAGCTTTCACGCGACGGACCCCGTTTTGACAAGTCTGGACGGCGATGCCCGTGAGGCGGTTTTTGCGGTGTGCCCAAATCTGAGAACCACATCCGGCCGTCATCTGGAACCTGCGCGCATATGTTTGGATGCCAAAGACGCACGGTTGCTGTCGGATCAAGGATCGGACGCGGCGACGTTTTCATAA
- a CDS encoding MmcQ/YjbR family DNA-binding protein translates to MSRDDFKAFCEGLKATSHVVQWGNADVWKVGGKVFAIAGWNEGRDAYTFKASEIAYEVLQDSPGIRPAPYLASRGMKWLQVYEDPGLSDAELCEHIVMSYDMVVSGLTKKKRTELGL, encoded by the coding sequence CTGAGCCGGGATGATTTCAAGGCGTTTTGTGAAGGGCTGAAGGCCACCAGCCATGTGGTGCAATGGGGCAATGCGGATGTGTGGAAAGTTGGCGGCAAAGTCTTTGCGATTGCCGGATGGAACGAGGGCCGTGATGCCTATACCTTTAAGGCCAGCGAGATTGCCTATGAGGTCTTGCAGGACAGCCCCGGCATCCGCCCTGCGCCCTACCTTGCCTCGCGCGGGATGAAGTGGCTTCAGGTTTACGAAGACCCGGGGTTATCTGACGCAGAGCTATGTGAACATATTGTGATGTCTTATGACATGGTTGTTTCCGGCTTGACCAAGAAAAAACGTACCGAATTAGGGCTTTAG
- a CDS encoding SDR family NAD(P)-dependent oxidoreductase — MLSGKHALVTGGGTGIGLAIAQALAEAGADVTITGRRAEVLQDAAGGVLHPLVMDVSDEASVVDGFSQAVDAWGPISIVVPNAGIAEGRALHKTDTEFWRRIMSTNLDGAFWTIREALKSMHEAGWGRVIAVSSIAGLKGLRGASAYTASKHGLMGLIRALSEDYLGSEITFNALCPGYVDTDIVTRNVQAISARAGIDEDAARAMMVEANKHKRLIAPEEVAAAALWLCGPGSQSVNGQAIEIAGGQF, encoded by the coding sequence ATGCTGAGCGGAAAACACGCGTTGGTCACAGGAGGCGGCACGGGCATCGGGCTTGCCATTGCACAAGCACTGGCGGAGGCTGGCGCGGATGTAACCATCACCGGGCGCCGCGCAGAGGTTTTGCAGGACGCGGCTGGGGGTGTCCTTCATCCACTGGTCATGGATGTGAGCGATGAGGCCAGTGTCGTCGATGGGTTTTCGCAGGCGGTTGATGCCTGGGGACCGATTTCGATTGTCGTACCCAATGCAGGCATTGCCGAAGGGCGCGCCTTGCATAAGACCGACACGGAGTTTTGGCGGCGGATCATGAGCACCAATCTGGATGGTGCCTTTTGGACCATTCGCGAGGCGCTTAAATCCATGCATGAAGCAGGTTGGGGCCGGGTCATTGCCGTGTCCTCTATTGCCGGGCTGAAAGGGCTCAGAGGGGCTTCGGCCTATACGGCGAGCAAACATGGGCTTATGGGACTTATCCGTGCCCTCAGCGAAGACTACCTGGGGTCAGAGATCACGTTCAACGCGCTGTGTCCCGGCTATGTTGATACAGATATTGTGACCCGCAATGTTCAAGCCATCAGCGCCCGCGCTGGTATTGATGAGGATGCCGCCCGCGCCATGATGGTGGAGGCCAACAAACACAAACGTCTGATAGCACCGGAAGAAGTGGCTGCTGCCGCACTCTGGCTCTGTGGGCCGGGATCACAAAGCGTGAACGGCCAAGCGATTGAGATTGCCGGTGGGCAGTTTTGA
- a CDS encoding methyltransferase family protein: MLKWIDIPPIWLLLALVVTWMQATHFSAGLSFGGAWADFAGGLFVGAGLLFMAFALYEMRRFKTTPIPHMEADRLVTTGIFKSSRNPIYLGDALILTGLVLRWDAVLSLPLIPVFVWIIERRFIIPEEDRLRRKFRADFARYCQNTRRWL, encoded by the coding sequence GTGCTCAAATGGATCGACATTCCACCCATATGGCTGTTGCTCGCCCTTGTGGTGACTTGGATGCAGGCGACGCATTTTTCCGCCGGACTAAGCTTCGGTGGGGCTTGGGCTGACTTTGCCGGTGGTCTGTTTGTCGGGGCGGGCCTCCTGTTCATGGCTTTCGCGCTCTACGAAATGCGTCGCTTTAAAACCACGCCCATTCCGCATATGGAGGCCGACCGGCTGGTCACCACGGGCATCTTCAAAAGCTCGCGCAACCCCATCTACCTCGGCGACGCCCTCATTCTGACGGGTCTTGTCCTGCGTTGGGACGCGGTTCTGTCACTGCCTCTGATTCCCGTCTTCGTCTGGATCATCGAACGCCGCTTTATCATTCCCGAAGAAGACCGCCTGCGCCGCAAATTTCGCGCCGATTTCGCGCGGTATTGCCAAAATACCCGACGTTGGCTGTGA
- a CDS encoding Re/Si-specific NAD(P)(+) transhydrogenase subunit alpha, with the protein MKIGTPKEVAEGENRVAMTPDSALQLQKLGHECAIEAGAGLAAGFSDADYKEAGVEVIKSASALWKASDIVAKVRVPTDTEVKRLTKGKTLISFFNPGGNEKQMKAAADKGATVVAMEMVPRISRAQKMDALSSMANIAGYRAVIEAGNNFGRFFTGQVTAAGKVPPAKVLVVGAGVAGLAAIGTSTSLGAITYAFDVRPEVAEQIESMGAEFVFLDFEDTQQDGAETGGYAAPSSPEFQAKQLEKFREMAPDIDIVITTALIPNRDAPILWTKDMVEMMKPGSVIVDLAAERGGNCELTQKDEKIVTDNGVTIVGYTDFPSRMASQSSTLYSTNIRHMMTDLTPEKDGKVVHDMEDDVIRGATVTHAGEITFPPPPPKIQAIAAQPKKEAPRELTPEEKRAEELAAFKKQTVQQVSLLGVGGALILLVGLVAPASFMQHFIVFVLSVFVGFQVIWNVSHSLHTPLMAVTNAISSIIILGALIQIGSSSFLITLMAMLAVFMAAINIFGGFLVTRRMLAMFQKS; encoded by the coding sequence TTGAAGATCGGAACACCTAAAGAGGTTGCCGAGGGCGAAAACCGGGTCGCGATGACGCCGGACTCCGCCCTGCAACTGCAAAAGCTCGGACACGAGTGTGCGATTGAGGCCGGTGCAGGCCTGGCGGCGGGGTTTTCCGACGCTGATTACAAGGAAGCCGGTGTTGAGGTGATCAAATCCGCCTCGGCCCTGTGGAAGGCCAGCGACATAGTCGCCAAGGTTCGCGTACCCACCGACACCGAGGTCAAACGTCTTACAAAGGGTAAGACGCTGATTTCCTTCTTCAATCCCGGTGGAAATGAGAAGCAGATGAAGGCCGCCGCCGACAAGGGCGCGACGGTTGTCGCCATGGAAATGGTGCCCCGCATCTCCCGCGCGCAAAAGATGGACGCGCTGAGTTCGATGGCCAATATCGCCGGTTACCGCGCTGTCATTGAGGCCGGTAACAACTTTGGCCGTTTCTTCACCGGTCAAGTCACTGCCGCGGGCAAGGTGCCCCCGGCTAAGGTACTCGTTGTCGGCGCCGGTGTTGCCGGCCTTGCCGCGATCGGCACCTCGACGTCTCTGGGGGCAATCACCTACGCCTTTGATGTGCGCCCCGAAGTGGCCGAACAAATCGAATCCATGGGCGCGGAATTCGTGTTCCTCGACTTTGAGGACACTCAGCAAGACGGCGCTGAAACAGGTGGATACGCCGCCCCCTCCAGCCCGGAATTCCAGGCCAAGCAGCTTGAAAAGTTCCGCGAGATGGCCCCGGACATCGACATTGTCATCACCACGGCCCTCATTCCCAACCGGGATGCGCCCATCCTCTGGACCAAGGACATGGTCGAGATGATGAAGCCCGGCTCAGTGATCGTGGACCTCGCGGCTGAACGCGGCGGCAACTGTGAGCTGACCCAAAAGGACGAGAAAATCGTCACCGACAATGGCGTGACCATCGTAGGCTACACCGACTTCCCGTCGCGCATGGCCTCGCAATCCTCGACGCTCTATTCCACCAATATCCGTCACATGATGACCGACCTCACGCCGGAAAAAGACGGTAAGGTCGTGCATGACATGGAGGATGACGTGATCCGTGGGGCTACTGTGACCCATGCGGGCGAAATCACCTTCCCACCACCACCACCCAAAATTCAGGCCATCGCAGCGCAACCCAAAAAAGAAGCGCCGCGCGAACTGACACCCGAGGAAAAGCGTGCCGAAGAACTGGCGGCGTTCAAAAAGCAAACGGTGCAGCAGGTCTCGCTTCTGGGGGTCGGCGGTGCGCTGATCCTGCTTGTGGGCCTCGTCGCCCCGGCAAGTTTCATGCAGCACTTCATCGTGTTCGTTCTATCGGTCTTTGTCGGGTTCCAGGTCATCTGGAACGTGTCGCACTCACTGCACACGCCGCTCATGGCCGTAACCAATGCGATCTCGTCGATCATCATCCTGGGCGCGCTGATCCAGATTGGATCAAGCTCGTTCTTGATCACACTGATGGCAATGCTCGCGGTCTTCATGGCCGCAATCAACATATTTGGCGGCTTCCTGGTCACACGGCGCATGCTCGCCATGTTCCAGAAATCGTAA